The nucleotide window GGCGCCTCCTGGCTCCGGGTGGCCGAGAAAGCCATAGATGGTGTCGGTGCTGCTGAGGTTGAGCCTTACTGCGACCAGCGAAGCCGTCGCCAATGATCAACCTCTTACTTGAGTTGATGTCACGTGGGTCCGTGAACCGTCCCAGGGCGTGGCGTCGGCTGGGATTAGGCGCGCCGAGGGGGGTGTGCCAGTCGGTGATGAGCGGTGGGGGCACGCTGGTATCGAGTGGGGCAGGGGTTGCCGCAGGCGGAGGGGCACTTGGACGATGCGTGGCGTGCCAGGGCCACAGCCGCTGGATGAGTTTTTCTGACATCGCGCCTCCTTTATCTTAAGTTTATTTAAGCAGAACCTCTGTCTTTTGCTGTGCTGTTCCGACATTTGTTTCGACGCGTCTCACAGCCACTGCCTTGGCATTCTGCCGTAGACGTCTCCCGGTGAGAAGTTCCAGTAGCCTGCCCTTCTCAGCATGCCATCATGAGCCATGTCGCGCCGGGATGTCCTCCTCATCGCCCACGATCTCTGTCTAGTTGAGCAGCTTCAACCTGCCCTTGAGGACGCCGGATATCACGTGCGAGCCGCCGCTTCTGTGATGAGCAGGCTGACTTTGGCACGAGGAGCTTTGCCGAGCGTAGTGCTGGTCGAACATGAGTTGCCAGACGGGAGTGCCCGCGATGTCATTACGCGACTTCGGGGTAGCGTCGCCGTCCCGATCCTGATGGTGACCGCCCGAGCTGTCGTGGAAGAGACGGTGGACCTGCTAAATCTCGTGGCGGACGATGTGCTGGTCAAGCCCGTTGCCGTGCGGGAGGTCCTGGCGCGCATTGGGGTGCACCTGCGGCGACATCAGCATGAAGAGCAGCTGGTGTACCGTGGCCTGGAAGTCTGGCCACAGCGGCACCTAGTAGTCTGTCAACTTAAGTTAGGAGGATGGAGTAGGGTGAGGTATGAAGCTGAAATACGTCGTGCACTTGAATGACGAGCAGCGGGCCACGCTG belongs to Deinococcus ruber and includes:
- a CDS encoding response regulator transcription factor; the encoded protein is MSRRDVLLIAHDLCLVEQLQPALEDAGYHVRAAASVMSRLTLARGALPSVVLVEHELPDGSARDVITRLRGSVAVPILMVTARAVVEETVDLLNLVADDVLVKPVAVREVLARIGVHLRRHQHEEQLVYRGLEVWPQRHLVVCQLKLGGWSRVRYEAEIRRALE